In Solanum stenotomum isolate F172 chromosome 6, ASM1918654v1, whole genome shotgun sequence, one DNA window encodes the following:
- the LOC125868199 gene encoding probable WRKY transcription factor 57: protein MDENDKQGDNDPLPSGTTGAAAAAVFTGAASESSWSLGGGDDESDNVYFFGTSSTDRESSILTEFGWNFQPDGNRDVRAGGDGSRFHRIDEDLAGNSTTTASVTEPTVTEKITDEPVSSSCSDDPPEKSTASGSSSVSRPPSDTASKVKKKGQKRIRQPRFAFMTKSEVDHLEDGYRWRKYGQKAVKNSPFPRSYYRCTNTKCTVKKRVERSSADSSIVITTYEGQHCHHTVGFPRGGLINHEAFTSQLTPLPSQFYHPSGVQYPHELVPMSSPAAPESHTMPGETGPEPIRLPETSQPDATQQPTDEGLLGDIVPPGMRNR, encoded by the exons ATGGATGAAAACGATAAGCAGGGTGATAATGATCCATTACCTAGTGGTACTACTGGTGCTGCTGCTGCAGCGGTGTTCACCGGCGCCGCTTCTGAATCAAGCTGGTCACTCGGTGGTGGTGATGATGAATCGGACAATGTTTACTTCTTCGGTACTAGTAGTACTGATAGAGAGAGCAGTATATTAACCGAATTCGGCTGGAATTTTCAGCCGGACGGAAATAGAGATGTTCGCGCCGGTGGTGACGGTAGTCGATTTCATCGGATCGATGAGGATTTGGCGGGAAATAGTACTACTACTGCTTCTGTTACTGAACCGACGGTGACGGAGAAAATCACCGATGAACCTGTTTCATCTAGCTGTTCTGATGATCCGCCGGAGAAATCTACAGCTTCCGGTAGCTCCTCCGTCTCTCGACCGCCGTCCGATACAGC AAGCAAGGTTAAAAAGAAGGGTCAGAAACGAATCAGGCAGCCCCGCTTTGCATTTATGACCAAAAGTGAAGTTGATCATCTTGAAGATGGCTATAGATGGAGGAAATATGGCCAAAAAGCTGTTAAAAATAGTCCATTTCCAAG GAGTTACTATCGTTGTACAAATACAAAGTGTACAGTAAAGAAAAGAGTGGAGAGATCCTCTGCAGATTCCTCAATTGTAATCACAACATATGAAGGACAACATTGTCACCATACAGTTGGATTTCCTAGAGGTGGACTTATCAATCACGAAGCATTTACATCTCAATTAACACCTTTACCCTCACAATTCTATCATCCATCCGGTGTTCAATACCCTCATGAATTAGTTCCTATGAGTAGTCCTGCTGCACCAGAATCACATACAATGCCTGGTGAAACCGGACCCGAACCTATTAGACTGCCAGAAACAAGTCAACCAGATGCTACACAACAACCAACTGATGAAGGATTGCTTGGAGATATTGTACCTCCTGGCATGCGAAACAGATAA
- the LOC125866823 gene encoding alpha-1,4 glucan phosphorylase L-2 isozyme, chloroplastic/amyloplastic, whose product MATFAVSGLNSISSISSFNNNFRSKNSNILLSRRRILLFSFRRRRRSFSVSNVASDQKQKTKDSSSDEGFTLDVFQPDSTSVLSSIKYHAEFTPSFSPEKFELPKAYYATAESVRDMLIISWNATYEFYEKMNVKQAYYLSMEFLQGRALLNAIGNLGLTGPYADALTKLGYSLEDVARQEPDAALGNGGLGRLASCFLDSMATLNYPAWGYGLRYQYGLFKQLITKDGQEEVAENWLEMGNPWEIVRNDISYPVKFYGKVIEGADGRKEWAGGEDITAVAYDVPIPGYKTKTTINLRLWSTKLAAEAFDLHAFNNGDHAKAYEAQKKAEKICYVLYPGDESLEGKTLRLKQQYTLCSASLQDIIARFEKRSGNAVNWDQFPEKVAVQMNDTHPTLCIPELLRILMDVKGLSWKQAWEITQRTVAYTNHTVLPEALEKWSFTLLGELLPRHVEIIAMIDEELLHTILAEYGTEDLDLLQEKLNQMRILDNVEIPSSVLELLIKAEESAADVEKAADEEQEEEGKDDSKDEAVKAETMNEEEESEVKKVEVEDSQAKIKRIFGPHPNKPQVVHMANLCVVSGHAVNGVAEIHSEIVKDEVFNEFYKLWPKKFQNKTNGVTPRRWLSFCNPELSEIITKWTGSDDWLVNTEKLAELRKFADNEELQSEWRKAKGNNKMKIVSLIKEKTGYVVSPDAMFDVQIKRIHEYKRQLLNIFGIVYRYKKMKEMSPEERKEKFVPRVCIFGGKAFATYVQAKRIVKFITDVGATVNHDPEIGDLLKVVFVPDYNVSVAEVLIPGSELSQHISTAGMEASGTSNMKFSMNGCLLIGTLDGANVEIREEVGEDNFFLFGAQAHEIAGLRKERAEGKFVPDPRFEEVKAFIRTGVFGTYNYEELMGSLEGNEGYGRADYFLVGKDFPDYIECQDKVDEAYRDQKKWTKMSILNTAGSFKFSSDRTIHQYARDIWRIEPVELP is encoded by the exons ATGGCAACTTTTGCTGTCTCTGGATTGAACTCAATTTCAAGTATTTCTAGTTTTAATAACAATTTCAGAAGCAAAAACTCAAACATTTTGTTGAGTAGAAGGAGGATTTTATTGTTCagttttagaagaagaagaagaagtttctCTGTTAGCAATGTTGCTAGTGATCAAAAGCAGAAGACTAAGGATTCTTCCTCTGATGAAG GATTTACATTAGATGTTTTTCAGCCGGACTCCACGTCTGTTTTGTCAAGTATAAAGTATCACGCAGAGTTCACGCCATCATTTTCTCCTGAGAAGTTTGAACTTCCCAAGGCATACTATGCAACTGCAGAGAGTGTTCGAGATATGCTCATTATAAGTTGGAATGCCACATACGAATTCTATGAAAAGATGAATGTAAAGCAGGCATATTACTTGTCTATGGAATTTCTTCAG GGAAGAGCTTTACTCAATGCTATTGGTAACTTGGGGCTAACCGGACCTTATGCAGATGCTTTAACTAAGCTCGGATACAGTTTAGAGGATGTAGCCAGGCAG GAACCGGATGCAGCTTTAGGTAATGGAGGCTTAGGAAGACTTGCTTCTTGCTTTCTGGACTCAATGGCGACGCTAAACTACCCTGCATGGGGTTATGGACTTAGATATCAATATGGCCTTTTCAAACAGCTTATTACAAAAGATGGACAGGAGGAAGTTGCTGAAAATTGGCTCGAG ATGGGAAATCCATGGGAAATTGTCAGGAATGATATTTCGTATCCCGTAAAATTCTATGGGAAGGTCATTGAAGGAGCTGATGGGAGGAAGGAATGGGCTGGCGGAGAAGATATAACTGCTGTTGCCTATGATGTCCCAATACCAGgatataaaacaaaaacaacgaTCAACCTTCGATTGTGGTCAACAAAGCTAGCTGCAGAAGCTTTTGATTTACATGCTTTTAACAATGGAGACCATGCCAAAGCATATGAGGCCCAGAAAAAGGCTGAAAAG ATTTGCTATGTCTTATATCCAGGTGATGAGTCGCTTGAAGGAAAGACACTTAGGTTAAAGCAGCAATACACACTATGTTCTGCTTCTCTTCAGGACATTATTGCACGGTTCGAGAAGAGATCAGGGAATGCAGTGAACTGGGATCAGTTCCCCGAAAAGGTTGCAGTACAGATGAATGATACTCATCCAACACTTTGCATACCAGAACTTTTAAGGATATTGATGGATGTTAAAGGTTTGAGCTGGAAGCAGGCATGGGAAATTACTCAAAG AACGGTCGCATACACTAACCACACTGTTCTACCTGAGGCTCTTGAGAAATGGAGCTTCACACTTCTTGGTGAACTGCTTCCTCGGCACGTGGAGATCATAGCAATGATAGATGAGGAG CTCTTGCATACTATACTTGCTGAATATGGTACTGAAGATCTTGACTTGTTGCAAGAAAAGCTAAACCAAATGAGGATTCTGGATAATGTTGAAATACCAAGTTCTGTTTTGGAGTTGCTTATAAAAGCCGAAGAAAGTGCTGCTGATGTCGAAAAGGCAGCagatgaagaacaagaagaagaaggtaaGGATGACAGTAAAGATGAGGCTGTAAAGGCAGAAACTATGAACGAAGAGGAGGAATCTGAGGTTAAGAAGGTTGAGGTGGAGGATAGTCAAGCAAAAATAAAACGTATATTCGGGCCACATCCAAATAAACCACAGGTGGTTCACATGGCAAATCTATGTGTAGTTAGCGGGCATGCAGTTAACGGTGTTGCTGAGATTCATAGTGAAATAGTTAAAGATGAAGTTTTCAATGAATTTTACAAG TTATGGCCAAAGAAATTCCAAAACAAGACAAATGGTGTGACACCAAGAAGATGGCTAAGTTTCTGTAATCCAGAGTTGAGTGAAATTATAACAAAGTGGACAGGATCTGATGATTGGTTAGTAAACACTGAAAAATTGGCAGAGCTTCGAAAG TTTGCTGATAACGAAGAACTCCAGTCTGAGTGGAGGAAGGCAAAAGGAAATAACAAAATGAAGATTGTCTCTctcattaaagaaaaaacagGATACGTGGTCAGTCCCGATGCAATGTTTGATGTTCAGATCAAGCGCATCCACGAGTATAAGAGGCAGCtattaaatatatttggaaTCGTTTATCGCTATAAGaagatgaaagaaatgagcCCTGAAGAACGAAAAGAAAAGTTTGTCCCTCGAGTTTGCATATTTGGAGGAAAAGCATTTGCTACATATGTTCAGGCCAAGAGAATTGTAAAATTTATCACTGATGTAGGGGCAACAGTCAACCATGATCCCGAGATTGGTGATCTTTTGAAG GTTGTATTTGTTCCTGATTACAATGTCAGTGTAGCAGAAGTGCTAATTCCTGGTAGTGAGTTGTCCCAGCATATTAG TACTGCTGGTATGGAGGCTAGTGGAACCAGCAACATGAAATTTTCAATGAATGGCTGCCTCCTCATCGGGACGTTAGATGGTGCCAATGTTGAGATAAGAGAGGAAGTTGGAGAGgacaatttctttcttttcggAGCTCAGGCTCATGAAATTGCTGGCCTACGAAAGGAAAGAGCCGAGGGAAAG TTTGTCCCGGACCCAAGATTTGAAGAAGTAAAGGCGTTCATTAGGACAGGCGTCTTTGGCACCTACAACTATGAAGAACTCATGGGATCCTTGGAAGGAAACGAAGGCTATGGTCGTGCTGACtattttcttgtaggaaaggaTTTCCCCGATTATATAGAGTGCCAAGATAAAGTTGATGAAGCATATCGAGACCAGAAG AAATGGACCAAAATGTCGATCTTAAACACAGCTGGATCGTTCAAATTTAGCAGTGATCGAACAATTCATCAATATGCAAGAGATATATGGAGAATTGAACCTGTTGAATTACCTTAA
- the LOC125867679 gene encoding putative SNAP25 homologous protein SNAP30 produces MFGFRKKADSATPDEKNGTKPGRRTSSEPVLVTPDDDDFGTSSSSGVTRNKHKSKTEDFDNMSMQELEGYAVDQAKETTSSVNNCLKIAEDIRQEGAQTLDTLHKQGEQIHRTHMMAVDMDRDLSKGEKLLNNLGGMFAMPWKAKKTHDIKGPRTSKDDNHKGKGSASEREKLGLSNGKKGKSASSTPPPESMNAMQQIESEKSKQDDALSDLSNILGDLKGMAVDMGSELDKQNKAIDDLDKDVDELNSRVKGANRRARQIVGK; encoded by the exons ATGTTTGGATTCAGGAAAAAAGCAGACTCTGCTACTCCTGATGAAAAAAATGGAACGAAACCTGGTCGGAGAACTTCCTCCGAGCCAGTTCTTGTCACACCAGATGACGATGATTTTGGAACATCATCGTCATCTGGTGTGACAAGGAACAAACATAAAAGTAAGACAGAGGATTTTGACAACATGTCTATGCAAGAATTGGAGGGGTATGCTGTAGACCAAGCTAAGGAGACAACGAGCTCGGTGAATAACTGTTTGAAGATAGCTGAGGATATTAGACAGGAAGGTGCTCAGACACTCGATACCTTGCATAAGCAAGGCGAGCAAATTCATCGTACTCATATGATGGCTGTTGATATGGATCGCGATTTGAGTAAG GGTGAGAAGTTATTGAACAATCTTGGTGGCATGTTCGCGATGCCTTGGAAGGCAAAAAAGACTCACGATATTAAAGGGCCTCGAACTTCAAAAG ATGATAATCATAAAGGGAAAGGTAGTGCAAGTGAAAGGGAAAAATTAGGTTTATCTAATGGTAAAAAGGGGAAATCAGCCTCTAGTACACCTCCTCCTGAATCGATGAACGCTATGCAGCAAATTGAG TCTGAGAAGTCGAAGCAAGATGATGCACTTTCGGATTTGAGCAACATATTGGGTGATCTAAAAGGCATGGCTGTTGACATGGGATCTGAACTTGACAA GCAAAACAAAGCTATTGATGATCTTGACAAAGATGTAGATGAATTAAACTCTCGAGTTAAAGGTGCAAATCGACGTGCACGTCAAATAGTTGGGAAGTGA
- the LOC125867183 gene encoding heparanase-like protein 2: MVSRRTRFFCLVFLVSSCFFNLSNSDELKVMVKGVTSIAQTDDNFICATLDWWPENKCDYNQCPWGKAGLLNLDLKNRILANAVKAFNPLRLRIGGSLQDQVYYKVGNYPKNCSNFEKKSDGLFGFSDGCLHMNRWDELHDMFNKTGAAITFSFNALIGRIPSDENNTTLWVGDWNHYNAKSLMKYTINKGYKIDSYELGNELCGSGVAAKIKAHQYGNDVKKLKKLVTHMYPNPANRPKILAPGGFYDQKWFQEFLQTTGPGVVDGLTHHIYNLGAGVDPTLIDKLQNPFYLSQIAQTFKNVENDAKLFSPSSGPWVGESGGAYNSGGKTTSHTFVNGFWYLDQLGMTSTFNHKVYCRQSLIGGNYGLLNTTSFIPNPDYYGALLWHKLMGKNVLSITHEGSPYIRTYAHCSKTSGITVLLINMDKSTTFDVSVVNDLNMYADSVASVEYINTNPDSVESIHPREEYHLTPKDGNIQSDVLLLNGTPLKLTSSLDIPVMKPKLVDPTLPISVAPQSIVFATLRGFQAPACA; the protein is encoded by the exons atggtttcAAGAAGAACtagatttttttgtttggtttttttagtttcatcatgtttttttaatttgtctAATTCAGATGAATTAAAAGTTATGGTGAAAGGAGTTACATCTATAGCCCAAACAGATGATAATTTCATATGTGCAACTCTAGATTGGTGGCCAGAAAATAAATGTGATTATAATCAATGTCCGTGGGGAAAAGCTGGTCTTCTTAATCTG GACTTGAAAAACAGGATTCTTGCAAACGCTGTTAAAG CATTCAATCCACTAAGACTCAGAATAGGAGGTTCATTACAAGATCAAGTTTATTACAAAGTTGGAAATTACCCCAAAAATTGctcaaattttgagaaaaaatctGATGGACTTTTTGGATTTAGTGATGGATGTCTTCACATGAATAGATGGGATGAATTGCATGACATGTTCAACAAAACAGG GGCTGCAATAACATTTTCATTCAATGCTTTAATTGGAAGAATACCATCAGATGAAAATAATACAACTCTTTGGGTTGGAGATTGGAATCATTACAATGCAAAATCATTGATGAAATACACTATCAATAAGGGATACAAAATTGACTCATATGAGttag GTAATGAGCTTTGTGGAAGTGGAGTTGCTGCAAAAATAAAGGCTCATCAATATGGTAATGATGttaagaaattgaagaaacttgTCACACATATGTATCCTAATCCTGCTAATAGACCAAAAATCTTGGCCCCTGGTGGATTTTATGATCAAAAATGGTTCCAAGAGTTCCTTCAAACAACCGGTCCGGGCGTTGTCGATGGATTGACACATCATATTTACAACCTTGGAGCAG GTGTTGATCCAACTTTGATTGACAAACTTCAGAATCCATTTTACCTAAGTCAAATAGCTCAAACATTTAAGAATGTTGAAAATGATGCTAAGTTGTTTTCACCATCATCTGGACCTTGGGTTGGTGAATCTGGTGGAGCTTATAATAGTGGTGGCAAAACCACTTCACACACCTTCGTTAACGGTTTCTG GTACTTGGATCAATTGGGAATGACATCAACTTTCAACCATAAGGTATACTGCAGACAATCTTTAATAGGAGGAAACTATGGTCTTCTCAACACAACAAGTTTCATCCCAAATCCAGATTACTATGG TGCTCTTCTATGGCATAAGCTTATGGGAAAGAATGTGCTTTCTATTACTCATGAAGGCTCTCCTTACATCCGCACTTACGCACATTGCTCAAAGACAAGT GGTATTACAGTTCTACTAATCAACATGGATAAGTCAACTACCTTTGATGTCTCTGTTgtcaatgacttgaatatgtaCGCTGATAGTGTTGCGTCTGTTGAGTATATAAATACAAATCCTGATAGTGTTGAGTCTATACATCCAAGAGAAGAGTACCATTTGACTCCAAAAGATGGCAACATTCAGAGTGATGTCTTGTTGTTAAATGGAACTCCATTGAAGCTCACTTCCTCATTGGACATCCCAGTAATGAAGCCTAAGCTTGTTGATCCAACGTTGCCCATCAGTGTTGCTCCTCAATCTATCGTCTTTGCTACCCTGAGAGGGTTCCAGGCTCCTGCTTGTGCATAG